In the Lampris incognitus isolate fLamInc1 chromosome 11, fLamInc1.hap2, whole genome shotgun sequence genome, one interval contains:
- the slc25a6 gene encoding ADP/ATP translocase 3, giving the protein MADAAVSFAKDFLAGGVAAAISKTAVAPIERVKLLLQVQHASKQISADKQYKGIMDCIVRIPKEQGFASFWRGNMANVIRYFPTQALNFAFKDKYKQIFLGGVDKRTQFWRYFAGNLASGGAAGATSLCFVYPLDFARTRLAADVGKAGATREFNGLADCLKKISKSDGVKGLYQGFGVSVQGIIIYRAAYFGIYDTAKGMLPDPKNTHIMVSWMIAQSVTAVAGVVSYPFDTVRRRMMMQSGRKGADIMYTSTLDCWRKIARDEGGKAFFKGALSNVLRGMGGAFVLVLYDEFKKYV; this is encoded by the exons atggCAGATGCAGCTGTTTCATTTGCGAAGGACTTCCTGGCAGGTGGAGTCGCAGCAGCCATCTCCAAAACCGCAGTAGCGCCGATAGAGCGAGTCAAGCTGCTCCTTCAG GTCCAACATGCCAGCAAACAGATCAGCGCTGACAAGCAGTACAAGGGCATCATGGACTGCATTGTGCGCATCCCCAAAGAGCAAGGCTTCGCTTCCTTTTGGCGCGGAAACATGGCCAATGTCATCCGTTATTTCCCCACCCAGGCCCTCAACTTTGCTTTCAAGGACAAATACAAGCAGATCTTCTTAGGAGGGGTGGACAAGAGGACCCAGTTCTGGCGCTACTTTGCAGGCAACCTGGCATCCGGCGGCGCGGCTGGGGCCACCTCGCTGTGCTTTGTCTATCCGTTGGACTTTGCCCGGACCCGCCTGGCGGCCGATGTGGGCAAAGCGGGGGCCACCAGGGAGTTCAACGGGCTGGCGGACTGCCTGAAGAAGATCTCCAAGTCGGATGGGGTCAAAGGCCTCTACCAAGGATTTGGTGTCTCTGTACAAGGGATCATCATTTACAGGGCCGCGTACTTCGGCATCTATGACACGGCGAAAG GAATGCTTCCCGACCCTAAGAACACTCACATCATGGTCAGCTGGATGATCGCCCAGTCGGTCACGGCGGTGGCGGGAGTCGTGTCTTATCCGTTTGACACGGTGAGGCGTCGCATGATGATGCAGTCCGGACGCAAAGGAG CGGACATCATGTACACGTCCACCTTGGACTGCTGGAGGAAGATCGCCCGCGATGAGGGAGGCAAAGCCTTCTTCAAGGGGGCGCTGTCCAACGTGCTGCGAGGGATGGGGGGAGCGTTTGTCCTGGTTCTGTATGACGAGTTTAAGAAATACGTCTAA